A single window of bacterium DNA harbors:
- a CDS encoding extracellular solute-binding protein, whose translation MVVRSRREFLKASLQVGGGLAVFGLAACGDDEPAATTSPPTTAAATTAAPTTMGKEPVTITILTADQSAVQFFTDIGPAFAAMHPNYDITFDIPAEQPAEVRQRVLDQLAAGEKIADSTDLDSEDTWNSALAAGLHESGLYDFTDAAQPWVDQIAGGMREGKFKGRYYGIPGLLSAVTYYYRADLFEQAGISADFATWDDFIEGGKKLKAATGANIMIIEDSTSRHFNYMMPHAGGNVFDEEGAVNLDADENLEALETLVRMVREDIAFTTSEFYGAGTFEAYRDDTIGGAYMPNWYGDLLLPPNLPEHQGRFKMAPPPKFEAGYTSARGGAPIYPVLAGPHQELVFDFLAFGFLSVENNVKRFEDFATPPMNLAAYEDPALAEAVHPYLEQPVAPVYTAMIENFATVNTHPLLIRALDHLTTNTVPPVLAGDKEPAAALKEAADAIRAMAGE comes from the coding sequence GTGGTAGTTAGAAGCAGGAGAGAATTCCTGAAAGCTTCCCTGCAGGTCGGTGGAGGTCTGGCCGTCTTCGGATTAGCGGCCTGTGGCGACGACGAGCCGGCTGCCACCACATCCCCACCAACGACGGCGGCGGCGACGACAGCCGCTCCGACCACTATGGGCAAGGAACCCGTCACTATCACGATCCTCACCGCCGACCAGTCGGCCGTCCAGTTCTTCACGGACATCGGCCCGGCCTTCGCCGCCATGCACCCGAACTACGACATCACGTTCGACATCCCGGCCGAGCAACCGGCGGAGGTGCGGCAGCGGGTTCTCGACCAGTTGGCAGCCGGTGAGAAGATCGCCGACAGCACCGACCTCGACAGCGAGGACACGTGGAATTCGGCTCTGGCCGCCGGTCTCCACGAGTCGGGTCTCTACGACTTCACTGACGCCGCCCAACCCTGGGTCGACCAGATAGCCGGTGGTATGCGCGAGGGCAAGTTCAAGGGCCGGTATTACGGCATTCCGGGACTCCTCTCGGCGGTCACCTACTACTACCGCGCCGACCTCTTCGAGCAGGCCGGTATCAGTGCCGACTTCGCGACCTGGGACGACTTCATCGAGGGCGGGAAGAAGCTCAAGGCCGCGACCGGCGCCAACATCATGATCATCGAGGACAGCACGTCGAGGCACTTCAACTACATGATGCCCCATGCCGGCGGGAACGTCTTCGACGAGGAAGGGGCCGTCAATCTCGATGCTGACGAGAATCTGGAGGCTCTCGAGACCCTCGTCCGGATGGTTCGTGAGGACATCGCCTTCACGACCAGCGAGTTCTACGGCGCCGGGACCTTCGAGGCCTACCGCGATGACACCATCGGCGGCGCGTACATGCCCAACTGGTACGGCGATCTGCTGCTGCCCCCGAACCTCCCGGAGCACCAGGGCAGGTTCAAGATGGCGCCTCCTCCGAAGTTCGAGGCCGGTTACACGAGCGCGCGGGGTGGAGCTCCCATCTACCCGGTACTGGCCGGACCGCACCAGGAGTTGGTGTTCGACTTCCTCGCCTTCGGGTTCCTGTCGGTGGAGAACAACGTCAAGAGGTTCGAGGACTTCGCGACACCTCCCATGAACCTGGCGGCCTACGAGGACCCGGCTCTGGCCGAAGCCGTACATCCGTACCTGGAGCAGCCCGTGGCCCCGGTCTACACGGCGATGATCGAGAACTTCGCCACCGTCAACACCCATCCGCTCCTCATCCGGGCCTTGGACCATCTCACCACCAACACGGTGCCGCCTGTGCTGGCGGGGGACAAGGAACCGGCAGCCGCCCTCAAGGAGGCCGCGGACGCCATCAGGGCGATGGCAGGTGAGTAA